In Aestuariibaculum lutulentum, one DNA window encodes the following:
- a CDS encoding RagB/SusD family nutrient uptake outer membrane protein, whose product MKYIKIILGIIVAGVSFSCQEIESDFLDAPAQSTLDESLIFSNAGLARGAVDGILEPMGQTNSYRGRHIPFYGFNTDTEWNYSSDEVGSSQGELMIYDTKPNNDQMNRDNSSWAMMYTGIERANICIRGIRTYGDPEPGTELGQLLGEALTLRAVYYADLIKAWGDVPARFEPINSETLYIAKSSRDLIYKQLIADLGEAATLVPWPNEASTTSSVENVNKAFIKGLRARLALAASGFQQYPNDGVRRSTDPDLSVSKMYRLALNECNDVINSGTVKLESTFETVWRKLNEEDINAGGEALWQIPFADGRGRVLFSFAVRHRSVDQYTGQARGGIAGPLPTVFYDFDEADTRRDISCVPYQWGTAVNSISQQELVGIDTWYFGKYRYEWMKRYVTSTNDDGVNFMYMRYAEVLLMAAEAANELDGAAAAAPYLKELRMRAFNSADQAEKVDSYVNSLTTKQSMFNAIVDEHLFEFTGEMQRKQALIRWGLLGDKLREAKTKMTDLQLRQGDYADVPTTLYYKYQDDNETLDIYGLNRGETTDPGSEYSSKAWDSGLDDDEINSLFKEGIDPDDRQFWPIWQIFIDNSNGQLVNDYDY is encoded by the coding sequence ATGAAATATATCAAAATAATACTTGGAATAATAGTAGCTGGAGTATCATTTTCTTGTCAGGAAATTGAGTCAGATTTTTTAGATGCACCAGCACAATCAACCTTAGACGAATCCCTTATTTTTTCAAATGCAGGATTAGCGCGTGGGGCAGTTGATGGTATTCTAGAACCAATGGGGCAAACCAACTCTTACAGAGGTCGTCATATTCCATTTTACGGTTTTAATACAGATACAGAATGGAATTACAGTTCTGATGAAGTAGGTAGCTCACAAGGTGAACTAATGATATACGATACCAAACCAAATAACGATCAAATGAATCGTGATAACAGTTCCTGGGCCATGATGTATACCGGTATCGAGCGCGCCAATATATGTATTCGCGGTATTCGCACCTATGGTGACCCAGAACCAGGTACAGAATTAGGGCAGCTTTTAGGTGAAGCCCTTACTTTAAGAGCCGTTTATTACGCCGATTTAATTAAAGCATGGGGTGATGTTCCTGCTCGATTTGAACCTATTAACTCAGAAACACTTTACATCGCTAAATCAAGTCGAGACCTTATTTATAAACAATTAATAGCCGATTTAGGTGAAGCCGCTACTTTAGTTCCTTGGCCGAACGAAGCTTCAACCACCTCAAGTGTTGAAAATGTAAACAAAGCTTTTATTAAAGGACTTAGAGCACGCTTAGCGTTAGCCGCAAGTGGCTTCCAACAATATCCTAACGACGGTGTTCGAAGAAGTACTGATCCTGATCTTTCAGTATCTAAAATGTATCGTCTAGCACTAAATGAATGTAATGACGTTATTAACAGTGGTACTGTAAAATTAGAATCTACCTTCGAAACTGTTTGGAGAAAACTAAACGAAGAAGATATAAACGCCGGAGGAGAAGCGCTTTGGCAAATACCATTTGCTGATGGTCGTGGTCGTGTCCTTTTCTCTTTTGCTGTAAGACACCGAAGCGTAGACCAATATACAGGTCAAGCAAGAGGAGGAATTGCCGGTCCATTACCAACCGTTTTTTATGATTTTGATGAAGCCGATACACGTAGAGACATAAGCTGTGTGCCTTACCAATGGGGTACTGCTGTTAATAGTATTTCTCAACAAGAATTAGTCGGAATAGATACCTGGTACTTTGGAAAATATCGTTACGAATGGATGAAGCGCTATGTAACATCTACGAACGATGATGGTGTAAACTTCATGTATATGCGCTACGCCGAAGTACTTTTAATGGCAGCCGAAGCCGCAAATGAATTAGATGGAGCTGCTGCTGCTGCACCTTATCTTAAAGAACTTCGAATGAGAGCATTCAATAGTGCTGATCAGGCCGAAAAAGTTGATAGCTATGTAAATAGCCTAACAACTAAACAATCCATGTTTAACGCTATAGTTGACGAACATTTATTTGAATTTACAGGAGAAATGCAGCGTAAACAAGCACTTATTCGTTGGGGCTTACTTGGTGATAAACTAAGAGAAGCTAAAACCAAAATGACCGATTTACAATTAAGACAAGGTGATTACGCTGATGTACCAACTACCTTATACTACAAATACCAAGATGATAACGAAACATTAGATATCTACGGTTTAAACAGAGGAGAAACTACCGATCCGGGAAGTGAATATTCTTCTAAAGCATGGGATAGTGGTTTAGATGACGATGAGATTAACTCATTATTTAAAGAAGGTATTGACCCAGACGACAGACAGTTCTGGCCAATATGGCAAATCTTTATAGATAACAGTAATGGTCAGTTAGTAAACGATTACGACTACTAG
- a CDS encoding DUF5123 domain-containing protein produces the protein MKNTHIVKTLMVTLLVALTVYNCGYNEDLIEELDVNREFAPVALTARVRNQTTAELNWTTDDNIDHYVVEFSADDPDFNTIFKSQDVSAEELPVQIRLEGETLYSIRVKAVSSRNLQDSKWSLTEVTTLTEQIMLPSEAGDIEALQATLRWEAGLNVTHIILQPGDIQYDITSEEKTNGVATITGLTSETDYTATLYNNTKIRGTSEFTTGIDIGDNTLVTPDDDLFQMIADAASGDILLLEQGDYTAQIGRITLDKSITIQGLRTDFKPQLKVSFSIETGAADVSLIDLDLTGDTATELTDVVRYSAAGNYNSLLVSGCVIHDYDRSFLAGNVTDAILQTITVENCIVTNILTSGGDFIDFRNSDVFNVNVNTSTFNNCAPGRDFFRIDDAGTSTQSGLVCNVLLENCTLYKCSDTTDRIMYVRFQTNEIIARNNLFAETTAYYSNQSRTDAAPEFDNNNYFNAPGFYDVAQTIYDATTSYTTLDPGFANAASGDFTISNQTLLDNQVGDPRWRQ, from the coding sequence ATGAAAAACACACATATAGTAAAAACATTAATGGTTACTTTGCTTGTTGCGCTTACCGTCTATAACTGTGGGTACAACGAAGATTTAATCGAAGAACTGGATGTAAACAGAGAGTTTGCTCCTGTTGCCTTAACTGCGAGAGTTAGAAATCAAACTACAGCAGAATTAAACTGGACTACAGATGATAACATCGATCATTACGTTGTTGAGTTTAGTGCTGATGATCCGGACTTTAATACTATTTTTAAAAGTCAGGATGTTTCTGCGGAAGAACTTCCTGTACAAATACGATTAGAAGGTGAAACTTTATACTCCATTAGAGTAAAAGCAGTTAGCTCAAGAAATCTTCAAGATTCAAAATGGTCCCTTACCGAGGTGACTACACTAACCGAGCAAATTATGTTGCCTTCAGAAGCTGGTGATATTGAAGCTCTTCAAGCAACCCTTCGCTGGGAAGCCGGTTTAAATGTTACCCATATTATTCTTCAACCTGGAGATATTCAATACGATATAACTTCGGAAGAAAAAACAAATGGTGTAGCAACTATAACAGGATTAACATCTGAAACTGATTACACAGCTACTTTATATAATAATACAAAAATTAGAGGTACTTCAGAATTCACAACAGGAATCGATATTGGTGACAATACACTGGTTACCCCAGACGACGATTTATTCCAAATGATTGCCGATGCTGCTTCTGGTGATATTTTATTATTAGAACAAGGTGATTACACTGCACAAATAGGAAGAATTACTTTAGATAAATCTATCACTATTCAAGGCTTAAGAACAGATTTCAAACCACAGTTAAAAGTAAGTTTCTCTATTGAAACAGGTGCAGCCGATGTAAGCTTAATCGATCTGGATTTAACTGGTGATACCGCAACAGAATTAACAGATGTTGTACGTTATTCCGCTGCCGGAAATTATAATTCCCTTTTAGTTAGTGGATGCGTCATTCATGATTACGATCGCTCATTTCTTGCGGGAAATGTAACCGATGCCATTCTACAAACTATAACTGTTGAAAATTGTATTGTTACCAACATTCTTACTAGTGGTGGAGATTTTATCGATTTTAGAAATTCTGATGTATTTAATGTTAATGTAAACACGAGTACATTTAACAACTGTGCTCCTGGAAGAGATTTCTTTAGAATTGACGATGCAGGTACATCAACTCAAAGCGGGTTAGTTTGTAACGTTTTACTAGAAAATTGCACTTTATATAAGTGCTCTGATACAACAGACAGAATCATGTATGTAAGATTCCAAACTAATGAAATCATAGCGAGAAACAATTTGTTTGCCGAAACTACCGCATACTATTCTAATCAAAGTAGAACAGACGCTGCTCCTGAGTTTGATAATAATAATTATTTTAATGCTCCTGGTTTTTACGATGTCGCTCAAACCATTTATGATGCTACAACATCGTATACCACATTAGATCCAGGTTTCGCAAACGCTGCTTCTGGTGACTTTACGATTTCAAACCAAACATTATTAGATAATCAGGTTGGAGACCCTAGATGGAGACAGTAA
- a CDS encoding pectinesterase family protein has translation MFQKSKLIFTLILFITFLSHAQELAFPSAEGFGKYASGGRGGLVYTVTNLNDDGEGSLRKGILKKGPRIIVFAVSGTIELKSDLDVNRGDLSILGQTAPGDGITIKGYPFTVKADNVIIRYLRFRMGDAEKVEGDALGCRDANNVIIDHCSVSWATDENASFYNNSNFTLQYCIISEALNNSVHHKGAHGYGGIWGGVNASFHHNLIASNNSRNPRFSGSSTTENSKNEFVDFRNNVIYNWGENNIYGGEKGTYNVVNNYFKSGPATPKSKQDRIINPSEPYGKFYVDGNYVEGFDAVSNNNWNGGVQCDNPLETKQDSEIDIADNTSTQSAKEAYEEVLKKAGNSLSRDAVDARIIHNTREGSANYKNGIIDSQDNVGGWPELKLGTPKTDTDEDGMPDDWEKENKLNPNLNDSNLFTLDKSFTNIEVYANSLVNGFAKKKKNLINGKYFHFVVDANNNGDFSTVQAAINAVPDFRKNETRIFIKNGIYKEKLVLPASKTNITFVGEDKFKTILTYDDFAQKHNSFGEEMGTTGSTSFFIFGDNFKAENITFENSAGPVGQAVAVRVDGDKVIFNNCRFLGNQDTLYCHGNNSRQYYKDCYIEGTVDFIFGWSTAYFDNCEIFCKNSGYVTAASTNEDTAYGFVFKNCKITGSAQENTFYLGRPWRDYAKTVWIDCYMDKHIKTEGWHNWGKPQAEQTTFYAEYGSTGPGASSKRVTWAKQLSKKEAEVFSLDNVLRGNDDWKPKL, from the coding sequence ATGTTTCAAAAAAGCAAACTCATATTTACGCTTATTCTATTTATCACATTCCTATCTCATGCTCAGGAATTAGCCTTCCCTTCCGCTGAAGGATTTGGCAAATATGCCTCAGGTGGTCGGGGTGGATTGGTTTATACTGTAACGAATTTAAACGATGACGGAGAAGGTAGTTTAAGAAAAGGAATTCTTAAAAAAGGACCTCGAATTATTGTCTTTGCGGTTTCTGGAACTATTGAATTAAAATCAGATTTAGATGTTAACAGAGGTGACCTAAGCATTTTAGGACAAACCGCTCCCGGTGATGGCATTACCATAAAAGGCTATCCATTTACAGTAAAAGCAGACAATGTTATTATTCGGTATTTAAGATTCAGAATGGGCGATGCTGAAAAAGTTGAAGGCGATGCCTTAGGCTGTCGAGATGCCAACAACGTTATCATAGATCACTGCTCTGTAAGTTGGGCAACCGATGAAAATGCTTCCTTTTATAACAATTCAAATTTCACATTACAATACTGTATCATTTCTGAAGCTTTAAATAATTCTGTGCATCATAAAGGAGCTCACGGATATGGCGGAATCTGGGGTGGCGTAAATGCTTCCTTTCATCACAACTTAATAGCCTCTAACAATAGTAGAAACCCTAGATTTAGTGGTTCTTCGACAACTGAAAATTCAAAAAATGAATTTGTTGACTTTAGAAACAATGTCATTTACAACTGGGGAGAAAACAATATTTACGGTGGCGAAAAAGGCACATACAACGTAGTTAACAACTACTTTAAATCTGGGCCTGCCACACCTAAATCGAAACAAGATAGAATAATAAACCCTTCTGAACCTTACGGAAAATTCTATGTTGATGGGAATTATGTGGAAGGATTTGATGCCGTTTCCAACAATAACTGGAATGGTGGTGTTCAGTGTGATAATCCATTAGAAACAAAACAAGATTCTGAAATCGATATTGCTGATAATACTTCCACTCAAAGTGCTAAAGAAGCTTATGAAGAAGTTCTTAAAAAAGCAGGAAACAGTCTTTCAAGAGATGCTGTAGATGCCAGAATTATTCATAATACCCGTGAAGGCAGTGCGAATTATAAGAATGGTATCATAGATTCGCAAGACAATGTTGGTGGATGGCCAGAATTAAAATTAGGAACTCCAAAAACAGATACCGATGAAGATGGTATGCCTGACGATTGGGAAAAGGAAAACAAACTAAATCCAAATCTAAACGACAGTAACCTTTTTACACTCGATAAAAGTTTTACCAATATTGAAGTTTATGCAAATTCATTAGTTAATGGGTTTGCAAAAAAAAAAAAAAATCTAATTAATGGTAAATACTTTCATTTTGTCGTAGACGCTAATAACAATGGTGATTTCTCTACTGTACAGGCTGCAATTAACGCAGTGCCCGACTTTAGAAAAAATGAAACCCGAATTTTTATAAAAAACGGAATTTATAAAGAAAAATTGGTACTTCCAGCTTCAAAAACAAATATCACTTTTGTAGGTGAAGATAAGTTCAAAACCATTTTAACCTACGACGACTTTGCCCAAAAACACAACAGCTTTGGAGAAGAAATGGGTACTACTGGGTCAACGTCCTTTTTCATTTTTGGTGATAATTTTAAAGCTGAAAACATAACTTTCGAAAATAGTGCCGGTCCTGTTGGTCAAGCTGTAGCCGTAAGAGTTGATGGCGACAAGGTCATATTTAACAATTGTCGTTTTTTAGGAAATCAGGACACCCTATATTGCCATGGAAACAATAGCAGACAGTATTACAAAGACTGCTATATTGAAGGTACTGTTGATTTTATTTTTGGCTGGTCTACAGCTTATTTCGACAATTGCGAAATTTTCTGTAAAAATTCCGGTTACGTAACAGCTGCTTCAACCAATGAAGACACTGCTTACGGATTTGTATTCAAAAATTGTAAAATAACAGGAAGCGCTCAAGAAAACACCTTTTATTTAGGAAGACCCTGGCGCGACTATGCCAAAACCGTTTGGATTGATTGTTATATGGATAAACATATTAAAACTGAAGGCTGGCACAACTGGGGAAAACCTCAAGCAGAACAAACCACGTTTTATGCCGAATACGGTTCTACCGGACCAGGAGCATCATCAAAACGAGTAACATGGGCTAAACAACTTTCTAAAAAAGAAGCTGAAGTATTCAGTTTAGATAATGTTTTAAGAGGGAATGACGATTGGAAGCCTAAACTATAA
- a CDS encoding glycoside hydrolase family 28 protein — protein MKITRNHLKRYALISFSLVALTFNSCKEKPKQEEKIQPDAFAAADKIVESIKVLDFPDRTFNILDFGAVPDGTTLNSDAIKSAIDSCSQLGGGKVIIPAGDFLTGPIVLKSNVNLHLEEGANVLFSTNHDDYLPVVHTSYEGVELMNYSPLIRAYKQNNIAVTGKGVLNGQASNTNWWPWCGKDSYGWVEGAPKQHDSINLPSLREMNDKQTPVSERVFGKGHHLRPTFFEPFECKNVLLEGVTITNAPFWVIHPLKSDYVRIDGVTVSSHGPNNDGCDPEYSKNVHITNCTFDTGDDCIAIKAGRNNDGRRVNIPSENIVIENCYMKDGHGGVVLGSEISAGVRNVYARNCKMDSPNLDRAVRIKTNTLRGGFVENLFVKDIQVGQVKEALLRINLHYAIYANQEGEFMPKVNNIHLENITVENSGKYGILIKGREEEMAIKNVSLKNVHIKNAKTPLSVEFSEPVIFENTTINGEQY, from the coding sequence ATGAAAATTACACGTAACCATTTAAAGCGTTATGCTTTAATATCTTTTTCATTAGTTGCTTTAACGTTTAACTCGTGTAAAGAAAAACCTAAACAAGAAGAAAAAATACAACCCGATGCTTTTGCAGCTGCGGATAAAATTGTTGAAAGCATTAAAGTTTTAGATTTTCCGGATCGAACCTTTAATATCCTAGATTTTGGAGCTGTTCCTGACGGTACAACATTAAATTCTGATGCTATTAAATCAGCAATTGACAGCTGTAGTCAATTAGGTGGTGGCAAAGTAATTATTCCGGCCGGCGATTTTTTAACCGGACCAATTGTTTTAAAAAGCAATGTAAATTTACATTTAGAAGAAGGTGCTAACGTACTGTTTTCAACTAACCATGACGATTACCTACCGGTTGTTCATACATCCTACGAAGGTGTAGAACTTATGAACTACTCCCCTCTTATTCGTGCTTATAAACAAAATAACATTGCGGTGACTGGTAAAGGTGTACTTAACGGGCAAGCCAGCAATACCAATTGGTGGCCCTGGTGTGGTAAAGATTCTTATGGTTGGGTTGAAGGTGCTCCCAAACAACATGATTCTATCAATTTACCTTCTTTACGTGAAATGAACGACAAACAAACACCTGTTTCTGAACGTGTTTTTGGTAAAGGTCACCACTTACGTCCTACGTTTTTTGAACCTTTTGAATGTAAAAATGTATTGCTTGAAGGTGTAACCATTACTAATGCTCCATTTTGGGTTATTCACCCGTTAAAAAGTGATTATGTTCGCATTGATGGTGTTACGGTTAGCAGCCACGGACCAAATAACGATGGTTGCGACCCAGAATATTCTAAAAATGTTCATATCACCAATTGTACTTTCGATACGGGTGATGATTGTATTGCCATTAAGGCCGGAAGAAATAACGATGGTAGACGCGTAAACATTCCTAGTGAAAATATTGTCATAGAAAATTGCTACATGAAAGATGGTCACGGTGGTGTGGTTTTAGGTAGTGAAATTTCAGCTGGTGTTAGAAATGTTTATGCCAGAAATTGTAAAATGGATAGCCCTAATTTAGATCGTGCCGTACGTATAAAAACCAATACACTACGTGGTGGCTTTGTTGAAAACCTGTTCGTAAAAGACATTCAGGTGGGTCAGGTAAAAGAAGCTTTATTAAGAATTAATCTTCACTACGCAATTTATGCTAATCAGGAAGGTGAATTTATGCCAAAAGTAAATAACATTCATTTAGAAAACATCACTGTTGAAAACAGTGGTAAATACGGTATTTTAATCAAAGGACGTGAAGAAGAAATGGCTATCAAAAATGTGTCACTTAAAAATGTTCATATTAAAAATGCAAAAACGCCGCTTTCGGTTGAATTCTCAGAACCTGTTATCTTTGAAAACACAACCATAAATGGTGAACAATATTAA
- a CDS encoding DUF4861 family protein: MKKIAILPIVLLSLISCKENKSQQKNEKEVVTEVKSIPKTYAEISIAQGGTWVDGPNGHEEYKGGTSFKNVAELQLPEQHTDHTWYIRYEGPGWENAQVGYRLYLDWRNAIDIYGKKTDSLVLPYVGQDGFDSYHHDAPWGQDILKAGKSMGIGGYGRVMADTMVHFQKVQDTKAKITNSDTNSTIDIMYTGWESGKDNIDLKSKLTIYPEDRYTKAELTPSKAIEGLCTGIVDHNVNFHKKEGETWAYIATYGVQTLAEPADKLGMALFYKLNEVVEQKKGDYEHLVIFKPTTETVTYYFLAAWEQELNGIKTEEDFVKDLDSKLAALNTTNSIK, translated from the coding sequence ATGAAAAAAATAGCAATTTTACCAATTGTCTTATTAAGCCTTATCTCTTGTAAAGAAAACAAATCTCAACAAAAAAATGAAAAAGAGGTCGTAACTGAAGTAAAATCAATACCTAAAACATATGCTGAAATTTCAATTGCACAAGGCGGGACATGGGTTGATGGACCAAACGGGCATGAAGAATATAAAGGAGGTACTTCTTTTAAAAATGTAGCTGAACTGCAACTTCCTGAACAGCACACCGACCACACGTGGTATATCCGTTACGAAGGACCGGGTTGGGAAAACGCACAGGTAGGCTACCGTTTATATTTAGACTGGCGAAATGCTATTGACATTTATGGAAAAAAAACAGATTCTTTAGTATTACCTTATGTTGGTCAGGATGGATTTGATTCTTATCACCATGATGCGCCTTGGGGCCAAGATATTTTAAAAGCAGGAAAATCTATGGGTATTGGTGGTTATGGTCGCGTTATGGCCGACACAATGGTACATTTCCAAAAAGTACAGGATACGAAGGCTAAAATTACAAATTCAGATACTAACTCAACTATTGATATTATGTACACAGGTTGGGAATCAGGAAAAGACAACATCGATTTAAAATCGAAGTTAACCATCTACCCTGAAGACCGATACACAAAAGCCGAATTAACACCATCAAAAGCTATCGAAGGCCTATGTACAGGAATTGTAGACCATAATGTAAATTTCCATAAAAAAGAAGGTGAAACTTGGGCATACATTGCAACTTATGGCGTTCAAACTTTGGCCGAACCAGCCGATAAATTAGGTATGGCTTTATTCTACAAATTAAATGAAGTTGTCGAACAGAAAAAAGGGGATTACGAACACTTGGTTATCTTCAAGCCAACAACCGAAACAGTTACCTATTACTTTTTAGCTGCCTGGGAACAAGAACTAAACGGTATTAAAACCGAAGAAGATTTCGTAAAAGATTTAGACAGCAAATTAGCGGCATTAAACACCACAAATTCGATAAAATAA
- a CDS encoding glycoside hydrolase family 88/105 protein, producing MKTTKYIALFTLALGLSATSCKDAKKETSQEEATATVEKIVPENLKWSERMMLSEIHRFPEATKLDFATRARWTYTPGLVLSACARVYEATQKQEYYDYIYDYADTLIDSTGTIDTYSLEKQNLDMIKSGDVLLFLYPITKEERFLKAMETLDSQLESQPTTSDGGYWHKKIYPYQMWLDGLYMAEPFHTKYANDYIQDEAKKEEIYNHVVLQFDLIQKHSRDEKSGLLYHGWDESKEQQWANKETGNSQHFWSRGMGWYGMAMVDVLDLLPENHPGREKIIKYLNQYAEAVTKVQDESGLWWQVLDQGDREGNYLEATGTAMFTYTFAKGAHKGYLPEKYLEIANKAYNGLLENLVTVDENGVVNLNQCCAVAGLGGNPYRDGSFEYYIGEKIRANDPKGTGPFIMASLELNK from the coding sequence ATGAAAACAACAAAATACATTGCGCTTTTTACATTAGCATTAGGCTTATCAGCCACCTCTTGTAAAGATGCAAAAAAAGAAACCTCTCAAGAAGAAGCTACAGCAACTGTTGAAAAAATAGTTCCTGAAAATCTAAAATGGTCTGAACGTATGATGCTTTCTGAAATTCACCGTTTTCCGGAAGCTACCAAATTAGACTTCGCCACTCGTGCTCGATGGACGTATACTCCTGGTTTGGTTTTAAGCGCTTGTGCACGTGTATATGAAGCTACACAAAAACAAGAATACTACGATTACATTTACGATTATGCCGATACTTTAATCGATAGTACTGGAACCATCGACACCTACAGTCTTGAAAAACAAAATCTGGACATGATTAAGTCTGGTGATGTTTTACTGTTCTTATACCCAATTACGAAAGAAGAGCGTTTCTTAAAAGCAATGGAAACTTTAGATAGTCAGTTAGAATCGCAACCAACAACTTCTGATGGTGGTTACTGGCATAAAAAAATCTATCCATACCAAATGTGGTTAGACGGACTTTATATGGCGGAGCCTTTCCATACAAAATACGCTAACGATTACATTCAGGATGAAGCAAAAAAAGAAGAAATCTATAACCATGTGGTACTTCAATTCGATTTAATTCAAAAACATAGTCGTGATGAAAAAAGTGGTCTTTTATACCATGGTTGGGACGAAAGCAAAGAACAACAATGGGCAAACAAAGAAACAGGGAACTCACAACATTTCTGGTCTCGTGGTATGGGATGGTACGGTATGGCCATGGTTGATGTGTTAGATCTTTTACCTGAAAATCATCCAGGACGCGAAAAAATAATCAAATACTTAAATCAATATGCTGAAGCTGTAACTAAAGTTCAGGATGAATCTGGATTATGGTGGCAAGTGCTTGACCAAGGAGACAGAGAAGGCAACTATTTAGAAGCAACAGGAACAGCGATGTTTACCTATACATTCGCGAAGGGTGCACATAAAGGCTACTTACCGGAAAAATATTTAGAGATTGCGAACAAAGCTTATAACGGACTTTTAGAAAATCTAGTTACTGTTGATGAAAACGGTGTAGTTAATTTAAACCAATGTTGTGCAGTTGCTGGATTAGGAGGAAACCCTTACCGCGATGGTTCGTTTGAATATTATATAGGTGAAAAAATCCGTGCCAACGACCCTAAAGGAACTGGACCATTTATCATGGCCAGCTTAGAACTAAACAAATAA
- a CDS encoding glycoside hydrolase family 43 protein codes for MKLPIIAVSLFWASLLLAQTEKPYVSQVWVADNGDGTYKNPIIYSDYSDPDVVRVGDDYFMTASSFNATPGLPILHSKDMVNWKLINHALPLQVPLDTFSIPQHGNGVWAPSIRYHKGEIYIYWGDPDFGIYMVKTKDPYGKWHDPVLVMEGKGLIDACPLFDDNGDAYLVHAYAGSRAGVKSLLSVNKMNPEGTKVLDPGIHVFDGHENHDTVEGSKFYKRNGYYYIFAPAGGVATGWQLVLRSKNIYGPYEEKVVLEQGKTEINGPHQGAWVDTPDGESWFYHFQDVGPVGRIVHLQPMTWENDWPVMGKDLDGNGIGEPVMSYKKPNVGKTYPIETPVETDDFTGFNIGLQWQWSANNNVVWHAKLPGNDYLRLFSIKVPENEPNLWMVPNLLLQKFPAPDFSAETKITLHPEEAESGKTAGLIVMGMDYATLSISHDEKGFFIKQTEAINAVKGSEEKVNDQNRIKSNYAYFKVEVSGPDSTCQFYYSENGKKFKKIGKPFKAREGKWIGAKVGLFSISTQEAKRGGYADVDYFNITK; via the coding sequence ATGAAACTACCCATAATAGCAGTTTCTTTATTTTGGGCATCGCTACTGTTAGCACAAACCGAAAAACCTTACGTTTCTCAGGTCTGGGTTGCCGATAATGGCGATGGTACTTATAAAAATCCAATAATATATTCTGATTATTCAGATCCGGATGTGGTAAGAGTTGGAGACGATTATTTTATGACCGCCTCCAGCTTTAACGCCACGCCGGGTTTACCAATTTTGCATTCCAAAGACATGGTAAACTGGAAATTAATAAACCATGCTTTACCACTGCAAGTACCACTGGACACCTTCAGCATTCCGCAACATGGCAATGGTGTTTGGGCGCCTTCTATTCGCTATCATAAAGGTGAAATTTATATCTATTGGGGCGACCCCGATTTCGGAATTTACATGGTTAAAACCAAAGATCCGTATGGCAAATGGCACGACCCTGTGCTGGTTATGGAAGGCAAAGGTTTAATTGATGCCTGTCCGCTTTTCGATGATAATGGTGATGCCTATTTGGTTCACGCTTACGCGGGAAGTCGTGCCGGAGTGAAAAGTTTGTTATCCGTTAACAAAATGAATCCTGAAGGTACAAAAGTACTGGATCCTGGTATTCATGTGTTCGATGGTCATGAAAACCATGACACCGTAGAAGGATCTAAATTTTATAAACGCAACGGCTATTATTATATTTTTGCTCCAGCTGGTGGTGTAGCTACGGGATGGCAATTGGTGCTACGCTCGAAAAACATTTATGGCCCTTACGAGGAAAAAGTAGTTTTAGAACAAGGAAAAACTGAGATTAACGGCCCGCATCAAGGTGCATGGGTTGATACGCCTGATGGAGAATCCTGGTTTTACCACTTTCAGGATGTTGGCCCTGTAGGTCGAATTGTTCACCTGCAACCTATGACTTGGGAAAACGACTGGCCGGTTATGGGGAAAGACTTAGACGGTAATGGTATTGGCGAACCGGTAATGTCTTATAAAAAACCAAACGTTGGCAAAACCTACCCTATTGAAACCCCTGTGGAAACCGATGATTTTACTGGCTTTAATATTGGTTTGCAATGGCAATGGAGTGCGAACAATAATGTGGTTTGGCATGCTAAATTACCTGGTAACGACTACTTAAGGTTGTTCTCTATTAAAGTCCCTGAAAACGAACCAAATTTATGGATGGTTCCAAACCTGTTACTTCAAAAATTTCCTGCTCCCGATTTTTCAGCTGAAACTAAAATTACACTGCACCCCGAAGAAGCCGAAAGCGGAAAAACGGCTGGTTTAATTGTTATGGGAATGGATTATGCTACCCTTAGCATTTCTCACGACGAAAAAGGATTTTTCATAAAACAAACTGAAGCTATCAATGCGGTTAAAGGCAGTGAGGAAAAGGTTAACGACCAAAACCGTATCAAATCCAATTACGCCTATTTTAAAGTTGAAGTATCAGGACCAGATAGTACATGCCAGTTTTACTATTCTGAAAATGGTAAGAAATTCAAAAAAATTGGCAAGCCTTTTAAGGCTAGAGAAGGTAAATGGATAGGCGCAAAAGTAGGTCTGTTTAGTATAAGTACGCAAGAAGCAAAACGCGGTGGTTATGCCGATGTCGATTATTTCAATATTACCAAATAA